Within the Methanofastidiosum sp. genome, the region GCAATTTCAAAGATTTTTTAATATTAAGACCTTCAGGGTCCGTAATTCCTTCTTTTAATCCAACTTTAATTTCTACCTTCAAACAAATCACCTAAATTTTTCACCAGTAATTCTTTCATACATATTAATGTAAAGATCAGATACTTGCTTAATCATACTATCAGGTAATGCAGGAATATCTGGTTCTGATTGACCTTTTTCTCTAGCATCATATAACTCTTTTTTATATCCTGTTTTAATGTAATGCTGTCTTACAAATTCCTTTGACAACTCTACCATTTGACCTTGCTCATAGAGTTTCTTATCCCAGAATCTGTCTTCATCAGCAGTTCCAAATACATCTATGAACATTAGAGTTCTATCTTCATTCATTCCAAATTCCTTTTTTCCATCAACGTGGATTAAGCCACCCTTCTCAACGATCTTTGACATCTTTGAATCCATCTTAATTATTGTTTCAAGGATATTCTGGTATTCTTCTTCAGTAAGGCTCGATATGCTTAGAGCTTCCTTCTTTTCCAATGGCCTATCAAATGGCTCAAGCTTTGTAGATGTTTCAATAAAAGGTTCAGGTATCTTTTCTCCATACTCAACTGTTTTTTTGTTGAATCCAAGTTCCTTTGGGTCTATCTTGCCCTTTTCAATTCTATCATGAAGAGAGCCTGCAACG harbors:
- a CDS encoding phosphoribosylaminoimidazolesuccinocarboxamide synthase, translated to MSNPRNASSGFSREGKVKRVYDVSDKEIEFEFTDRISVFDKIIPSKIPFKGETLCREGTFWLKEAEKLGFSTHFIKMIDKNKMLVKKVNIIYDYNKIDHNTKNYLIPLEFICRHYVAGSLHDRIEKGKIDPKELGFNKKTVEYGEKIPEPFIETSTKLEPFDRPLEKKEALSISSLTEEEYQNILETIIKMDSKMSKIVEKGGLIHVDGKKEFGMNEDRTLMFIDVFGTADEDRFWDKKLYEQGQMVELSKEFVRQHYIKTGYKKELYDAREKGQSEPDIPALPDSMIKQVSDLYINMYERITGEKFR